The window TAGTAAAATTTTATTAGGGTTTTTAGACAAAGAGGGAGTTTTTATTCCTGAACGTTTTTATCGAAATCAAGCTTTCAGACCTACTTTAACGGTGGTAGATTTTCAACCCCAATATCAACCTTATTGGCTAAAAATTTATAGCTTTATTGAAAACTCTGAAGTTAAAGTTTTTGAAGTTAATTGGGCTGAACCTACGGTTATCCTGTTAAAGACAGAACTAGGAGTTTTTTATCTAGGCAATTATAATACTCAACTAGACAAACAGTTACAAGTAATCAAAACAATGAAACAAGCTAGGGAAAAATTGGACACGAGTACTATAGATTATATCGATTTAAGCAATCCAGAATTACCTTTGGTTAAACTGAAGTCTTAAAGCTATGATTCAGATTGATGGCAAAGAAACTGTAAAACAGCTACCAACTCCCAACTGACTCTTTACCGATATTTTACCTTGATGTAGTTGAACAATTTCTTTAACGATCGCTAATCCTAATCCTGATTGACCGGTTTGATAAGAACGAGATTTATCTACGCGCCAAAATCGGTCAAATATTCGCTCCAAATGTTCTGGCGCAATACCAATTCCCGTATCTTTTATTTGGATGACAAGACAACTAGTCTGTTTAGCTTCAATTATTATCGAACCTCCCTTAGGTGTATAACATAGTGCATTTTGTAATAAATTAACAAAAAGTTGTTTTAATAATACTTCATCTCCTAATATATATAAATTTTTTTCAAGCTCCTGTTGCCAAGTAAACTTCTTGTCTTTGGTCTGGACTTTATATAACTGAACCAGATTGGACAACATCCAGGTAATATTCACTAGTTTTTTTTGCAGATTCTGAATTTGATCGGTTCGAGCCAAAAGAAGTAAATTTTCCATCAGTCGAGTCATTTGATGAGCAGCTGAAGAAATTGCAGCAAACTTTTCTACATCACTCTGTCTTATACTACTAGGATATTTGAGAGCTACATCAGCATTGGCTCTAATCGCCATCAACGGATTGCGTAGTTCGTGGGAAGCATCGGCAGTAAACTGTTTTAGTCGATCAAAACTATTTTCAATTGGTTGCATAGCTCGACGAGTTAACCAAATACTACCAAACCCACTTAACAAAAAAGCGATCGCTACTCCTATTCCCAATCCATAATCTAAACGACGTAGAGTATTCTTTAATTCATCCTTTGATTCACTGACTCGAACATAGCCGATCTCTTCTCCGGTATTTAAATCTTTTACCGGATAAGTAATACTGATCATTGAATGTGGATAGATATGGTACTCCCCTTGTTGACTGATTAAATTCCCCTGAAGATCAAACCATTGTACTACCTGTGTCTGGCTAACTATAATCTCTTCTTCATCGATATCAAATTCTCCGACTTCAATATCCATATTAAAGCTAGCTGCTTTGGCCAAGTTTTCTAATCTTAGGGTCAATTGTTGGCTAAGGCTGCGGGCAAATGTGCTGCGAACTACACTAGTAAATACACTCAAGATAATGGTTAATACTCCCAGATAAGATAAAGTTAGCTGCAAACAAGTTTTTTGAAACATATTAATAAATAAATTCCCCCAACTTAGTCAGCAGGGGAAAAAATAAGATTAGCTTATAACAACATTTTAACCACCTATATCGGTTACGCTAACCAAAGAAGAAGTGAAAATTGTTTCCCCATCTTGATTTAATTCTTGAGTGAATACTTCACCAACACCAGGCGCATAATATACGTAATCAAATTCATCAGGTTCGAGTGGAGAAAATTCCTTAATTTGTAAAACATTATTGTAGTTACCAATGTCAGGGATTACTGCATCTAAATCAAAAATTTCCCCTTGGTCTTCAGCTTCTGCTAGGGCAAATCTTTGATAATAACTTTGGCCTATTTCGGGATTCCCTGGCATAATAAATCCAGGTATAGACTGATCCTCACCGGCTAACCAAGAATCTGAATCATCCGTTTCAATTAAATCACCCTCTT of the Gloeocapsa sp. PCC 73106 genome contains:
- a CDS encoding cell wall metabolism sensor histidine kinase WalK codes for the protein MFQKTCLQLTLSYLGVLTIILSVFTSVVRSTFARSLSQQLTLRLENLAKAASFNMDIEVGEFDIDEEEIIVSQTQVVQWFDLQGNLISQQGEYHIYPHSMISITYPVKDLNTGEEIGYVRVSESKDELKNTLRRLDYGLGIGVAIAFLLSGFGSIWLTRRAMQPIENSFDRLKQFTADASHELRNPLMAIRANADVALKYPSSIRQSDVEKFAAISSAAHQMTRLMENLLLLARTDQIQNLQKKLVNITWMLSNLVQLYKVQTKDKKFTWQQELEKNLYILGDEVLLKQLFVNLLQNALCYTPKGGSIIIEAKQTSCLVIQIKDTGIGIAPEHLERIFDRFWRVDKSRSYQTGQSGLGLAIVKEIVQLHQGKISVKSQLGVGSCFTVSLPSI